CAGCAGCGCCGCCAGATCCGCCAGGAGCTGGAGCAGCGCTACCAGGACCTGAAGACCGACGCGATCTAGTACGGAAGTCGCTGCGCCTCGAAGCGCACCCGTGGATGGGCGATGCGATCCTGGGCCCGCACCAGCTGCAGTTCGTAGCTGGCGCAGGCCTGGGTTTCCAGTAGCACCTCATGCACCGCCGCCGCCGCGAACTCGAACGCCTGCACGTCGCTGTCCCCCAACAGCAGCCGGGCCATGAACAGCCCCGAGGTCAGGTCCCCCACCCCGACCGGCTGGCGTGGGAAGGCCAGCAAAGGCCGGCGCAGGTGCCAGCTCTCCTCGCTCGTCACCAGCAGCATTTCGAACGCATCGTCGGCGCGCCCAGGGTAGTTCAGGTGCTTGACCAGCACGATACGCGGCCCACGCTCCAGCAGGCCACGGGCCATGCCCACGCAATCCTCGAGGGACTCGGCACGCCGGCCGCAGAAACTGTCCAGTTCAAGCTGGTTGGGGCAGAGTATGTCGGCCTTGGCGACGGCCTCCTCGAGCAGGAACTCGCTCACCTCGGTAGGGACGATGCAGCCCTTTTCGGCGTGGCCCATGACCGGGTCGCACAGGTACAACGCCTTGGGGTTGACCGCCTTGATTCGCGCGACCCCGGCCAGGATCGCCCGGCCTTGCTCGGCGCTGCCCAGATAACCCGACAGCACCGCGTCGCAGTTGCCCAGCTCGCCGATGTTGGAAATGCCTTCCACCAACGCGGGAATTTGCGCTGGGGCAAGCACTTCCCCGGCCCACTGTCCATACTGAGTATGGTTGGAGAACTGCACGGTGTTGAGCGGCCAGACGTTGACCCCGACCCGCTGCATGGGAAACACCGCGGCGCTGTTGCCGGCGTGTCCAAAGACCACGTGGGACTGAATGGCGAGCAAGTGCGGCGTACGTTTCATGCAGGGCTATTCCGAAACTGTGTGGATAAGTGTGCGGCCCGCAGTATGAACCCGATTGCCATCTGTACGACAGGCCAGAGACGCAGTTAAGCTGGATCGACCTGTCTGGAGCTTACGCAAATGCTGACCCTGGAAAACCTTTTCGTCCTGATGCTGGTGGCGACCGCAGGCGCCTGGCTGTGGCACAACCACGGGCTGCGCGAAAAGGCCCTGGCCAGGGTCAAGCAGCATTGCATGAAGCTCGACCTGGAGCTGCTCGATGACGCCGTGGCGCTCAAGCGCATCGCCTTCGTGCGCGATGCCAATGGCAAGAAGCGCCTGGCGCGCATCTACAACTTCGAGTTCACCGTTACCGGTGAGCAACGCCATCCCGGCACCGTCACGCAGTTCGGCGCCCACACCATGCAGATCGAACTCGCGCCCTACCCCTTCGAGATCAAGACGCCGCCGCGCACCGACAACGTCATCGAAATGCAGCAGTGGCGCCAGGAGCACAACCGCTGGCGTAACTGATCAGGCACACAGCCGGCACGCGGCAAGCGCCTCCTGCAGCTCGTCCTCGGGTTGCGCATCGGCGAAAATCAGTTCCACCCGCGAATCCTTGCGCCACTCGCTCGGCTGCCAGTCGGGCAACTGCCCATCGAGCCCATTGAACGACAGCCAGCCCAGGTCGCTGTGGATAACACCCTTGGCCCGGCGCCATGGCCAGATTTGGAGAAAGGCGCGCAATCTTGCCGCGTCGAAGCGTTGGCTGGGGTGCCAGCGCCAGCCGATGCTCCAGCCACCTTCGCCCTGCTGGGCCTGGCATAGCGGCCGAGTTGGGTCTGTCCACAGGGCAGCAAGCGCCGGGATTGGATTATCCACAACCTGTCGATTTGTATCAGAACAATCCTTCCTTTCTGTGGAAAAGCCCGCCAGCCGGGTCAAAGGCAAGGCGCCGTGATCGACCCAAACACTTGGTAACGCGGGCAATCTGCCAGTTATCAACAGGCGGGTCTGGCTGTCCACAGCGGACGACTTGTTCAACACCAGCAACCCTGCAGCGGGCAACGCCAATTGCTGCGCTTCAGGCAAGGCTTCGCCACGGGCCATGGCCTGAGCATCCAGCACCATGAGCAATGGCTGCACAGCCAATACATCCGTCCAGGGTGCTTGCTCAAGTTGTTGCAGCAACTGCTGGGGATGACCCAGCCCCGAAGGCTCGATGAACAAGCGATCGGGGCGTGCCTTGCGCAGGAGACGTGCCAGCCCGACTTGGAACGGCGCGCCGTTGACACAGCAAAGGCAGCCCCCCGCCACTTCGCCAATGGCAATGCCGTCTTCATCGCCTGCCAACAGCGCGGCATCCAAGCCAATCTGCCCAAATTCGTTGACCAGCACCGCCCAGCGTTCATTAGCCGGACGCTGGCTCATCAGATGGCGGATCAAGCTGGTCTTGCCGGCCCCCAACGGGCCGGCGATCACATGGGTAGGGATGTTCTGCAGCATGGCTCGGTGTCGGGTCGGGGTTGATGCAAGTCTATCGCGAGCCAAAGCAACGCGACACACACTCTGTAGGAGCGGCTTCAGCCGCGATCACCCGCGACGCGGGTGCCAGGCACCGCGTTGCACGCATCGCGGCTAAAGCCGCTCCTACAAAGGGGTTGTGAACAACTCAAGCGAGCCAATCCAGGCTCAGCAACAACCGCCGATTGCCTGAAGAAGCCTGCGGCGAACGGTGGATAAGTCCGCCGCCCTCGTTGCCCTGCCATTTCTCGCCCTTGAGCAACGCGACATCACCCACCGCCAGGCGGCGAATGTTATCCACAGGCGGTTGGTCGCTGAGCAAGCGTGATCGATCGATTGCGCCTTCTTCCAACCACTCGCTGCCTGTGCCTGCATAACTGCTCAGCAACCGCAGCGGCACATGATCCACATGGAAACGGGGGCACATCGCATTGTCCAGCACACGCAGACGCAACCCGACCCGTCGAGCGCCCAACAGGCAGGTGTAGGCCGCCACCAGCCAGCACACGTCGGCGACAAAGCCGTCATAGCCATGCAGGTCCTGCGCCTCCCTGAGCAAACCTGGCAGCCGGGGTGGCTGCCGTTCATCCACCTCGATCACCCGCTCATCCGCCAGGGGCTGGCCAAGACTGAGTACCAGCGCGGCGAAATCTTCCACCTGGGCGGGCAGGCGTCGCTGCCATACCGCCAGGTTGATGCCGTCCTGAAGAATCTCCGTCATGATCTGGGGCGACTCGCCGAAAACCTGGCGGATATCCACAGCGCTCACGCGGCCTCCTCTTCGTGCCAGGCACCGAACGGATCAGGCAGCCGTAACCAGGCCAGCGGTCCCAGTTCCATTTCGTCATCATCCAGCAGGCAGGCATCCAGCTCTGTGGATAACCTTGCAAAGTCGATGTTCTGCCCGATGAACACCAGTTCCTGACGACAGTCTCCCGCTTCGGGCGACCACTGCTTGAGAATCGCGGCCCGATCGTCCCCATCCTGCGGCCACTGCTCACGAGGCACAAAGCGCCACCAGCGCCCGGCCAGGCCATGGCGCATCATGCCGCCGGCCTGGGACCAACTGCCGGCTTCCTGGTATTTACTGGCCAGCCAGAAGAACCCCTTGGAGCGCAGCAACCGCCCATTGCTCCAGGGCTTGTGGATAAAGTCATGGAAGCGTTGCGGATGGAACGGCCGGCGCGCCTGCCAGGTGGTGGCAGCGATACCGTACTCCTCGGTTTCCGGCACATGCTCGCCGCGCAGCTCCTTCAACCATCCTGGCGCCTGGGCGGCCTGGTCGAAGTCGAACAGGCCGGTGTCGAGGATGCGCGAAAGCGCGACCTGGCCCATCACCATGGGCAGTATCTGAGCCCGGGCATTGAGGCTGCGCAGGATGGCGATCAACTCTTCGCGTTCGTGCTGGCTGATCAGGTCGATCTTGCTCAACAACAGCACATCGGCGAACTCGACCTGTTCGATCAGCAAATCACTGATCGAACGCTCGTCCTCTTCACCTAGCGTTTCACCACGGCTGGCAAGACTGTCGGCAGCCTGGTAGTCGCGCAGGAAATTGAGGCCGTCGACTACCGTGACCATGGTGTCCAGCCGCGCCATGTCGGAGAGGCTGCGGCCTTGTTCGTCACGGAACGTGAACGTCTCGGCAACCGGCAGGGGTTCGGAGATGCCGGTCGACTCGATCAGCAGGTAATCGAAGCGGCCCTCCCGCGCCAGCCGGGCAACTTCCTCCAGCAGATCCTCGCGCAGGGTGCAGCAGATGCAGCCATTGCTCATCTCCACCAGTTTCTCCTCGGCGCGATTGAGGCTGACATTGCGCTGGACTTCACTGGCATCGATGTTGATTTCACTCATGTCGTTGACGATCACGGCGACACGCAGGTCGTCGCGATTGCGCAAGACGTGGTTGAGCAGCGTGCTCTTGCCGGCGCCCAGGAAGCCGGACAGCACGGTGACGGGAAGACGGTTGGGCATGATGGACCTCATCGGGCGGGCGCATTCGAAACGATGCATTGCATAATGTTATATTATAACAATACAATTTAGCCAAGCCGCTTTGGCCGAACGGTTGTCTGGAGAGCGCCATGAAATCACCTGGCATCGCTGCATTGCTGCTGGTCACCCTGCCGGCCCCGGTATTTGCCATGCCCCACACCGACCTCGCCCTGTGCACCCGCAGCGCCACCTTGCTCGCCTGCCAGGACAGCCAGGGCAACTACTACAGCGTTCGCACCGAAGGCAGCACCTTCTACCTGCGCGGCTATGAAGTGGCAGGCAAACGGTTATGGGCGCAAACCAACAGCCGCTATGGCCCGCTGACCTTCTTCACCGGCCTGGCCAGCGACGGTGAAGCCTGGGTCGGTTACAGCCGGCGTGTCGGCTGGACCACCCTCAATCGTGTTTCCAGTTCCAGCGGCCAACGCTTCGACCTGCATTGCAGCCTGATCGGCGGCTGCCGCTGAACGCCCCCTTCCCAGGAATTTGCCATGACCAGCCTTACCCTTCCCGACATCGCCAAACAGAGTGCACAACAACCCTTGCCACTGGACTGGGTGGGCATGTGCGGTATTGCCGTGCCGTTGCAGTTCGAGGGGCGCCACCTGAGTGCGTTCGCCGATGCGGGGGTCAGCCTGGATGACGGCTCGGCGCGGGGCATTCATATGTCACGGCTGTATCTGGCGCTGGAGGCGCTGGAAGGAGAAGCGCTGACCCCACCGCTCATTCGCCGGGTACTCGGGCAGTTCCTGCTCAGCCATGAGGGCCTTTCGCAGAGCGCCCACCTGCGCCTGCAGTTCGACCACCTGCTCAAACGCCCTGCCCTGGTCAGCCCGCTGGCCGGTTGGAAACGCTATCCCGTGACCATCGACGCACGACTGAACGGTGAAATGTTCCACGTGGAACTATCAGTAGATATTCCCTACTCCTCAACCTGCCCTTGCTCAGCCGCGCTGGCCAGGCAACTGATCCAGGCACAGTTCGACAGGGATTTCGCGGAACAGGCAGCGGACCGGCAAAGCATGAGGGCATGGCTGGGCAGCAGCAGCGGCATCGTTGCAACGCCCCATAGCCAGCGCAGCATGGCGAAGCTACAGATACGCCTGGTGGGGGATGAGATGCCGATCACCGCGTTGATCGACAAGGCCGAAGCAGCCCTGGGCACAGCGGTGCAGACCGCCGTGAAACGTGCCGACGAGCAGGCCTTCGCCTTGGCCAATGGCCAGAACCTGATGTTCTGCGAGGATGCCGCCCGACGCCTGAACCTGGCCTTGCGCCAGATCGATTGGATAGCGGGGTTCACTGTGCGCGTGGAACATGCAGAAAGCCTGCATGCCCACGACGCGGTGGCGGTGAGTCGGTTCCAGAGGTAGAGCGATCAGCTGCGCGGCTTGACTGTTCCACAGTCGTTGCCCAGCCATACCGCGCGGGTGTCCATACTGCCAGCCTGCTGAACCCCAGACGCGTTGAAGGTGCCGTTGACCTTGGTCAGGAACTCCCGGTCGCTGAGGAACGTGGCCTGGCCTTGCCCCTGGGCCTTCGGGCAACTGAACTGGAACTTCCAGACTTTGCCATTGCGCTCGGTGATCTTCTGGGTGCACCCGGACTGCGGGTCCTGCAGCGGGATGTCATTGGTGCGGACCTGCTCCGGCGTCAGGCACGAACGCACGCCCTTGCCGCCCACGCTGATACCCTGCTTGGCCAGCACCCCCTCCATCATTGCCCGTTGTTCGGGCGGCAGGTTCTTCAGTTGGCCCAGCATGAAGGCCATGTCCGGCAATGGCTTGCCATCGACCTGCATGTTGCTGGTGGTGAGCTCCCACAAGCCAGGTTGCAACATCTGCGCATGTACCAACGGGCTGCCCAGCCCCAGGACCAGGGCAAGCAGTGGCAGGCGAATCTTCATGGATCTAGGCTCCTCGAAATACCGGCTCCGGCCGGACTGTGCCGTTAGACGTCATTTTCCCCTACAGGTTGCAGCCCACCCCACTAACGTGGTCTGTTAAGCAGGACTGTGATTGGCAAGCAGGATGCGTATGGATTACCACAGCCCCTACTTCTTCGGTTACTTGATCGGCCTGATTCATCTGCTCGGCATCATCGCCGCGCTGCACGCGGTGTTCACCGTACGCACCGCCCAAGGTGCGATCGCCTGGGCCTTGTCATTACTGTTCATCCCCTACTTCACCCTCATCCCTTACCTGATCTTCGGTGCCCGCTCGTTCTACGCCTACATCCAGGCGCGTCGCCAGGCCAACCAGGAAATGCACGTGGCCATGGCCAACCTCAACTGGCGCCCCTGGGTGGAAGAGGCGTTGACCGCGCGCGAGTCCGACAGTTACGCAGCCTTGCGAGCAATGCCCAAGCTCGGGCGGATGCCTTGCCTAGCCAATAATGAAGTCAAGCTGCTGATCGACGGCGAAGCCACCTTCAAGGCGATCTTCGCAGCCATCGACGCAGCCCGGCACACGGTGCTGGTGCAATTCTTCATCATTCACGACGATACCCTGGGCAGGCAGTTGCAACAGTTGCTGATACGAAAGGCCGCCGAAGGGGTGCAGGTATTCGTGCTCTATGACCGGGTCGGCAGCCACGCCTTGCCGGGCAGCTACAGCCAGGTGCTGCGCGACGGCGGTGTGCAGATCCAGGCGTTCGCCACCCGCCGCGGCTGGTTCAACCGCTTCCAGGTCAACTTCCGCAACCACCGCAAGATCGTCGTGGTGGATGGCGTGCGTGGCTTCCTCGGTGGGCACAACGTGGGTGATGAGTACCTCGGCGCCAATCCCCATCTATCGCCCTGGCGCGATACCCACGTGCAGATCGCCGGCCCGGTGCTGGCCTGCCTGCAGGAGTCGTTCGCCGAGGACTGGTACTGGGCCACGCGCCAGCTGCCACCGCTGATCCTGCCAGACACCTACCCCGAAAACGGCGTGCTCTGCCAGGCGCTGGCCAGCGGGCCGGCGGACCCACAGGAAACCTGTGCGCTGTTCTTCCTCGAGGCTATCCACTCGGCTACCCGCCGGGTGTGGATCACCAGCCCCTACTTCATCCCCGACGAAGCGATTTTCGCAGCCCTGCGCCTGGCCGTGCTGCGCGGGGTGGATGTTCGCGTCCTGATCCCCTCGCGCCCGGATCATCGCATCGTCTACGCCGCCTCCAGCCTGTTCGCCTTCGAGGCGGTGCGCGCCGGGGTGCGCATGTTCCGTTACCAGCCGGGGTTCCTGCATCAGAAGGTGGTGCTGGTGGACGATGAGGTAAGCGCCATCGGCAGCGCCAACCTGGACAACCGCTCCTTCCGCCTGAATTTCGAGATCACCCTGCTGACCGTCGATCGCGCCTTCGCGGATCAGGTGGAACAAATGCTGCAAAGCGACTTCGACCAGGCCCGGGAGATCACGGCGGAGGACAGCCGTGACACCCACCGCCTGCAACAGTTGGGGATGCGCATCGCGCGATTGATTTCACCGATTCTCTAAAGACAAGGGCCTGCTTGAAGCAGGCCCTTGGCGTCTCAGCGGTAGAGATCCTCACGCGTCCACGGCAGGTCATGGTGCCCATCCGCATAAGGCTTCACGGCGAGAATCTGGTGCAGGTTGATCCAACCCTTGGAGAACGCGTAGGCACAGCCGGCCAGATACAGGCGCCAGATACGCAGGGCCTGCTCAGGCACCAGCGCTGCTGCGCGGTGCAGCTGGTTCTCCAGGTTCTCGCTCCAATGGTTGAGGGTCTTGGCATAGTGCAGGCGCAAGCTCTCCACATCGACCACTTCCAGGCCCACCTCACCAATGCTGGCGCTGATCATCGAGATGTGCGGCAGCTCGCCATGGGGGAAGACATAGCGGTCGATGAACTCACCCGCACCACGCCCGACCGGCCGGCCGTCCACATGCTTGGCGGTGATGCCGTGGTTCATCACCAGGCCACCCTCGCGCACCGCGCTGAACAACTTCCGGCAATACAGTTCCAGGTTGGCGTGGCCGACATGTTCGAACATGCCCACACTGACCACCTTGTCGAAACGGCCATCCTCGGGCAGGTCGCGGTAGTCGAGTATCTGCAGATCGACCTTATCTTCCAGCCCCTCTTCCTTGACCCGTTCACGGGCCAGCTGCAATTGCTCCTTGCTCAGGGTGATACCGAACACCCTGGTGCCGTATTCACGGGCGGCGAAACGCGCCAGCCCACCCCAGCCGCAACCGACATCGAGCAGGTAGTCCCCGGCCTGCAAGCGCAGCTTGCGGCACAGGAGATCGAACTTGTCCTGTTGCGCCTGGGCCAGGGTGTTGTCGGGCTCCTTGAAGTAGGCGCAGGAGTAGGCCATGTCCGGATCCAACCACAGCTGATAGAACTCGTTGGACAGGTCGTAGTGATAGGAGATGGCTTCGGCGTCGGTGCGCTTGTCGTGCGCGGTACGGACGGCCCGCGGTTCGTCTTCACCCTTGAGCAGCGCTTCACTGAGCTCGTCACAGACGCGGATGACCTCGCCGATATCGCCTTCCAGCTCCAGCTTGCCCTCGACGAAGGCTGCACCCAGCTCGGCCAGGCTGGGGTGGGTGAGCTGGGCGATCAGTTGGGGTTCCTTGACCAGGATGGTGACCTGCGGGCTGGGCCCCAGATCGAAGTGGTTGCCGTCCCACAGCTTGACGCGCAAAGGCAAGTGCAGGCTCTGCAACGCGGGTGGAAGTTGCGCAAGCATTCATGACCCTCCCTATCTTTGATTCGGGACGCCACGCCTTACATTACGGACGTCACCGGATCAGGGTAGTTCATTCGTGCGAAGTTTCCGTTAATCGCGACCATGGTCCAGCACTATCTGGCGCGGCAAGGCCAACAGATTGTATACAATCCTTCGCACTCGGACTAACCTTGTGCCCCTCTTCGCTTCCTCACTCTGGAGTAGAACCCATGAAATCCTATGACGTGGTGATCATCGGCGGCGGCCCCGGCGGCTACAACGCAGCCATCCGTGCCGGCCAGCTGGGTCTGAGCGTGGCCTGTGTCGAAGGCCGTTCGACCCTCGGCGGCACCTGCCTGAACGTGGGCTGCATGCCCTCCAAGGCACTGCTGCATGCCTCCGAGCTGTTCGAAGCGGCCAGTGGCGAGGAATTCGCGCACCTGGGTATCGAGGTCAAGCCGACCCTGAACCTGGCCCAGATGATGAAGCAGAAAGACGAAAGCGTGACCGGCCTGACCAAGGGCATCGAGTACCTGTTCCGCAAGAACAAGGTCGACTGGGTCAAGGGCTGGGGCCGCCTGGATGGCGTTGGCAAGGTGATCGTCAAGGCCGAGGATGGCAGCGAGACCCTCCTGCAGGCCAAGGATATCGTCATCGCCACCGGCTCCGAACCCACGCCACTGCCCGGCGTGACCATCGACAACCAGCGCATCGTCGACTCCACCGGCGCGCTCGCCCTGCCCCAGGTTCCCAAGCACCTGGTGGTGATCGGTGCCGGTGTGATCGGCCTGGAGTTGGGGTCAGTCTGGCGTCGCCTGGGGGCTGAAGTGACCGTGATCGAGTACCTGGACCGCATCTGCCCAGGCACCGACAACGAGACTGCGAAGACGCTGCAGAAGGCCTTGGCCAAGCAGGGCATGACCTTCAAGCTCGGCAGCAAGGTGACTCAGGCCACGGCCTCGGCCGACGGTGTCAGCCTGACCCTGGAGCCCGCCGCCGGTGGCACCGCCGAAACCCTGCAGGCCGACTATGTGCTGGTGGCCATCGGCCGGCGCCCGTACACCCAAGGCCTGAACCTGGAGAGCGTGGGGCTGGAAACCGACAAGCGCGGCATGCTCGCCAACGATCACCACCGTAGTTCGGTGCCCGGCATCTGGGTGATCGGCGACGTCACCTCAGGCCCCATGCTGGCGCACAAGGCCGAGGACGAAGCGGTCGCCTGCATCGAGCGCATCGCCGGCAAGCCCCACGAGGTCAACTACAACCTGATCCCGGGTGTCATCTATACCCGCCCTGAAATGGCCACGGTCGGCAAGACCGAAGAACAGCTCAAGGCCGAGGGCCGCGCCTACAAGGTCGGCAAGTTCCCCTTCACCGCCAACAGCCGCGCCAAGATCAACCACGAGACCGAGGGCTTCGCCAAGGTCATCGCCGATGCCAACACCGACGAGGTGCTGGGCGTGCACCTGGTCGGTCCGAGCGTCAGCGAGATGATCGGTGAGTTCTGCGTGGCGATGGAGTTCGCCGCCTCCGCCGAAGACATCGCCCTGATCTGCCACCCCCACCCGACCCGCTCCGAGGCCCTGCGCCAGGCGGCGATGAATGTGGATGGCAAGGCAATGCAGATCTGATCGCCCCGCCGGCAGGCTCGCTCCCCCGCAGGAGCCGGCTTGCCGGCGAACCGTCTTCAGCCATGCGCCAGCTTCTTGTCCGCCCCCTCCCGAAACCGCGAGGCCAGGAAAGGCGTGATATCCAGCGGCAACGCCTCATTGTGGATAACCTTGTCCAACAGCACCCCGGTAATGGCCGACGTGAGAATCCCGGTACGGAAGTGTCCACAGGCATTGAAATAGCCCTGAACATTATCCACAGGCCCGAGAATCGGCAGCTCATCCGGCGACCCCGGCCGTAGCCCGGCCCAGGTACGCTTGAGGTTGACCTGTGCCAGCTGCGGTACGCAACGTATCGCCCCCTGCACCAATCCATTGATCTCCGGGAAGGTGTTGCTGACATCGAAGCCCTTCTCTTCGGTCGTACTGCCGATCAGAATCTCGCCGTTGTCCTTCTGCGCCATGTAGCAATCGCTGGTGGTCAGGCAGCCATCGAGCAGCTTGGGCAAGCGCTCGGTCAGGACGATCTGCCCTTTCACCGGCTTGACCGGGATACTCTCGCCGGTTGCCCATTCACTCAGCTCGGCCGCCCAGGCGCCAGCGGCGTTGATCAATGTGCCGCAGTGGAA
This genomic stretch from Pseudomonas entomophila harbors:
- the pdxY gene encoding pyridoxal kinase PdxY, whose protein sequence is MKRTPHLLAIQSHVVFGHAGNSAAVFPMQRVGVNVWPLNTVQFSNHTQYGQWAGEVLAPAQIPALVEGISNIGELGNCDAVLSGYLGSAEQGRAILAGVARIKAVNPKALYLCDPVMGHAEKGCIVPTEVSEFLLEEAVAKADILCPNQLELDSFCGRRAESLEDCVGMARGLLERGPRIVLVKHLNYPGRADDAFEMLLVTSEESWHLRRPLLAFPRQPVGVGDLTSGLFMARLLLGDSDVQAFEFAAAAVHEVLLETQACASYELQLVRAQDRIAHPRVRFEAQRLPY
- a CDS encoding DUF3301 domain-containing protein, whose protein sequence is MLTLENLFVLMLVATAGAWLWHNHGLREKALARVKQHCMKLDLELLDDAVALKRIAFVRDANGKKRLARIYNFEFTVTGEQRHPGTVTQFGAHTMQIELAPYPFEIKTPPRTDNVIEMQQWRQEHNRWRN
- a CDS encoding CobW family GTP-binding protein, with amino-acid sequence MLQNIPTHVIAGPLGAGKTSLIRHLMSQRPANERWAVLVNEFGQIGLDAALLAGDEDGIAIGEVAGGCLCCVNGAPFQVGLARLLRKARPDRLFIEPSGLGHPQQLLQQLEQAPWTDVLAVQPLLMVLDAQAMARGEALPEAQQLALPAAGLLVLNKSSAVDSQTRLLITGRLPALPSVWVDHGALPLTRLAGFSTERKDCSDTNRQVVDNPIPALAALWTDPTRPLCQAQQGEGGWSIGWRWHPSQRFDAARLRAFLQIWPWRRAKGVIHSDLGWLSFNGLDGQLPDWQPSEWRKDSRVELIFADAQPEDELQEALAACRLCA
- a CDS encoding DUF1826 domain-containing protein, which produces MSAVDIRQVFGESPQIMTEILQDGINLAVWQRRLPAQVEDFAALVLSLGQPLADERVIEVDERQPPRLPGLLREAQDLHGYDGFVADVCWLVAAYTCLLGARRVGLRLRVLDNAMCPRFHVDHVPLRLLSSYAGTGSEWLEEGAIDRSRLLSDQPPVDNIRRLAVGDVALLKGEKWQGNEGGGLIHRSPQASSGNRRLLLSLDWLA
- the zigA gene encoding zinc metallochaperone GTPase ZigA, coding for MPNRLPVTVLSGFLGAGKSTLLNHVLRNRDDLRVAVIVNDMSEINIDASEVQRNVSLNRAEEKLVEMSNGCICCTLREDLLEEVARLAREGRFDYLLIESTGISEPLPVAETFTFRDEQGRSLSDMARLDTMVTVVDGLNFLRDYQAADSLASRGETLGEEDERSISDLLIEQVEFADVLLLSKIDLISQHEREELIAILRSLNARAQILPMVMGQVALSRILDTGLFDFDQAAQAPGWLKELRGEHVPETEEYGIAATTWQARRPFHPQRFHDFIHKPWSNGRLLRSKGFFWLASKYQEAGSWSQAGGMMRHGLAGRWWRFVPREQWPQDGDDRAAILKQWSPEAGDCRQELVFIGQNIDFARLSTELDACLLDDDEMELGPLAWLRLPDPFGAWHEEEAA
- a CDS encoding glutamine synthetase, translating into MKSPGIAALLLVTLPAPVFAMPHTDLALCTRSATLLACQDSQGNYYSVRTEGSTFYLRGYEVAGKRLWAQTNSRYGPLTFFTGLASDGEAWVGYSRRVGWTTLNRVSSSSGQRFDLHCSLIGGCR
- the folE2 gene encoding GTP cyclohydrolase FolE2, whose amino-acid sequence is MTSLTLPDIAKQSAQQPLPLDWVGMCGIAVPLQFEGRHLSAFADAGVSLDDGSARGIHMSRLYLALEALEGEALTPPLIRRVLGQFLLSHEGLSQSAHLRLQFDHLLKRPALVSPLAGWKRYPVTIDARLNGEMFHVELSVDIPYSSTCPCSAALARQLIQAQFDRDFAEQAADRQSMRAWLGSSSGIVATPHSQRSMAKLQIRLVGDEMPITALIDKAEAALGTAVQTAVKRADEQAFALANGQNLMFCEDAARRLNLALRQIDWIAGFTVRVEHAESLHAHDAVAVSRFQR
- a CDS encoding DUF3617 domain-containing protein; amino-acid sequence: MKIRLPLLALVLGLGSPLVHAQMLQPGLWELTTSNMQVDGKPLPDMAFMLGQLKNLPPEQRAMMEGVLAKQGISVGGKGVRSCLTPEQVRTNDIPLQDPQSGCTQKITERNGKVWKFQFSCPKAQGQGQATFLSDREFLTKVNGTFNASGVQQAGSMDTRAVWLGNDCGTVKPRS
- the cls gene encoding cardiolipin synthase, with amino-acid sequence MDYHSPYFFGYLIGLIHLLGIIAALHAVFTVRTAQGAIAWALSLLFIPYFTLIPYLIFGARSFYAYIQARRQANQEMHVAMANLNWRPWVEEALTARESDSYAALRAMPKLGRMPCLANNEVKLLIDGEATFKAIFAAIDAARHTVLVQFFIIHDDTLGRQLQQLLIRKAAEGVQVFVLYDRVGSHALPGSYSQVLRDGGVQIQAFATRRGWFNRFQVNFRNHRKIVVVDGVRGFLGGHNVGDEYLGANPHLSPWRDTHVQIAGPVLACLQESFAEDWYWATRQLPPLILPDTYPENGVLCQALASGPADPQETCALFFLEAIHSATRRVWITSPYFIPDEAIFAALRLAVLRGVDVRVLIPSRPDHRIVYAASSLFAFEAVRAGVRMFRYQPGFLHQKVVLVDDEVSAIGSANLDNRSFRLNFEITLLTVDRAFADQVEQMLQSDFDQAREITAEDSRDTHRLQQLGMRIARLISPIL
- the cfaB gene encoding C17 cyclopropane fatty acid synthase CfaB, with protein sequence MLAQLPPALQSLHLPLRVKLWDGNHFDLGPSPQVTILVKEPQLIAQLTHPSLAELGAAFVEGKLELEGDIGEVIRVCDELSEALLKGEDEPRAVRTAHDKRTDAEAISYHYDLSNEFYQLWLDPDMAYSCAYFKEPDNTLAQAQQDKFDLLCRKLRLQAGDYLLDVGCGWGGLARFAAREYGTRVFGITLSKEQLQLARERVKEEGLEDKVDLQILDYRDLPEDGRFDKVVSVGMFEHVGHANLELYCRKLFSAVREGGLVMNHGITAKHVDGRPVGRGAGEFIDRYVFPHGELPHISMISASIGEVGLEVVDVESLRLHYAKTLNHWSENLENQLHRAAALVPEQALRIWRLYLAGCAYAFSKGWINLHQILAVKPYADGHHDLPWTREDLYR
- the lpdA gene encoding dihydrolipoyl dehydrogenase; the encoded protein is MKSYDVVIIGGGPGGYNAAIRAGQLGLSVACVEGRSTLGGTCLNVGCMPSKALLHASELFEAASGEEFAHLGIEVKPTLNLAQMMKQKDESVTGLTKGIEYLFRKNKVDWVKGWGRLDGVGKVIVKAEDGSETLLQAKDIVIATGSEPTPLPGVTIDNQRIVDSTGALALPQVPKHLVVIGAGVIGLELGSVWRRLGAEVTVIEYLDRICPGTDNETAKTLQKALAKQGMTFKLGSKVTQATASADGVSLTLEPAAGGTAETLQADYVLVAIGRRPYTQGLNLESVGLETDKRGMLANDHHRSSVPGIWVIGDVTSGPMLAHKAEDEAVACIERIAGKPHEVNYNLIPGVIYTRPEMATVGKTEEQLKAEGRAYKVGKFPFTANSRAKINHETEGFAKVIADANTDEVLGVHLVGPSVSEMIGEFCVAMEFAASAEDIALICHPHPTRSEALRQAAMNVDGKAMQI